A portion of the Magnolia sinica isolate HGM2019 chromosome 17, MsV1, whole genome shotgun sequence genome contains these proteins:
- the LOC131230523 gene encoding E3 ubiquitin-protein ligase Os04g0590900-like → MHKYRKEDTHVGFSANECTVCLMAIFDGEDVRQLPKCKRSYHAPCIDMWLYSHSNCPLCRATVTVPSVHCRAPVEGEDMHQGSTDPSNMA, encoded by the coding sequence ATGCATAAGTACCGGAAAGAAGACACCCATGTGGGATTTTCAGCAAATGAGTGTACAGTGTGCTTGATGGCTATCTTTGACGGCGAAGACGTCCGGCAGCTGCCCAAGTGCAAACGCTCCTACCATGCTCCTTGTATTGATATGTGGCTCTACTCTCACTCCAACTGCCCGCTTTGTCGCGCCACTGTTACTGTGCCTAGTGTGCACTGCCGGGCCCCAGTAGAAGGGGAAGATATGCATCAAGGTTCGACGGACCCCAGCAACATGGCTTGA